From the genome of Deinococcus sp. JMULE3, one region includes:
- a CDS encoding metal-binding protein produces the protein MPSGRVHNLINIAAYSVLAAGALYATRQDLLVVTPAQALNFTLAYAAGTFLLSPDLDLAEGKVDSKRHWGVLGVLWVPYGMMFSHRGWSHSWLIGPLTRLLYVALITALIVGLVRFVAPDLQMPTIPQPIAWKVVLPFLIGYYLSQWLHLIADGVRPDHGLRKGYRKVRRR, from the coding sequence ATGCCCAGCGGACGAGTGCACAACCTGATCAACATCGCCGCGTACAGCGTCCTGGCCGCCGGCGCCCTGTACGCCACCCGGCAGGACCTGCTGGTGGTCACGCCCGCCCAGGCGCTGAACTTCACGCTGGCGTACGCCGCCGGGACGTTCCTGCTCTCCCCGGACCTCGACCTCGCCGAGGGGAAGGTGGACAGCAAACGCCACTGGGGCGTGCTGGGCGTGCTGTGGGTGCCGTACGGGATGATGTTCAGCCACCGCGGCTGGTCGCACAGCTGGCTGATCGGCCCACTGACCCGCCTGCTGTACGTCGCGCTGATCACGGCGCTCATCGTGGGGCTCGTGCGGTTCGTCGCGCCGGACCTGCAGATGCCGACCATCCCGCAGCCCATCGCGTGGAAGGTCGTACTGCCCTTCCTGATCGGGTACTACCTCAGTCAGTGGCTACACCTGATCGCCGATGGCGTCCGGCCCGACCACGGCCTGCGCAAGGGCTACCGCAAGGTCCGGCGCCGATAA
- a CDS encoding class Ib ribonucleoside-diphosphate reductase assembly flavoprotein NrdI has translation MRLVFDSLTGNVRRFATALAREAGGLPVGSVRDAPPAPGEGFLLLTYTFGSGQVPDSTAAFLREHGAGLRGVVASGSYHWGENFGRAGDRIAAQFGVPLVARLNKGGTAADRAAVLAWLAGQGKESSAAWVSPVGAERTNEWIPGLN, from the coding sequence GTGAGGTTGGTTTTCGATTCGTTGACGGGGAACGTGCGGCGGTTCGCGACGGCCCTGGCGCGTGAGGCGGGGGGCCTGCCGGTCGGGTCGGTGCGGGACGCGCCGCCCGCGCCGGGCGAGGGGTTCCTGCTGCTGACGTACACGTTCGGGTCGGGGCAGGTGCCGGACAGCACCGCCGCGTTCCTGCGCGAGCACGGCGCGGGCCTGCGGGGCGTGGTGGCGAGCGGCAGTTACCACTGGGGCGAGAACTTCGGGCGGGCGGGCGACCGGATCGCCGCGCAGTTCGGGGTCCCGCTGGTGGCCCGGCTGAACAAGGGCGGGACGGCAGCGGACCGCGCGGCGGTGCTGGCGTGGCTGGCGGGGCAGGGTAAGGAATCGAGCGCAGCGTGGGTGTCGCCCGTGGGGGCGGAAAGGACGAACGAATGGATCCCTGGATTGAACTGA
- a CDS encoding HAD family phosphatase — protein sequence MTIRALFFDIGGVLLSNGWDREQRAVVAAQFGLDATDFNERHKLAVPELELGRMTLDEYLEQTVFCHPQTFTQEEFRAAMEAQSTPHEGALALARDLATRHRLYALNNEGRDLNDHRIRTYGLSDFLLAFFTSSTLELMKPNPAIYRAALTLAAVAPHEAVMIDDRAQNTEAARRVGMHAVRYENAAQLREELAALGVK from the coding sequence ATGACCATCCGCGCCCTCTTCTTCGACATCGGCGGCGTGCTGCTCAGCAACGGCTGGGACCGCGAGCAGCGTGCCGTCGTCGCCGCGCAGTTCGGGCTGGACGCCACGGACTTCAACGAGCGGCACAAGCTGGCCGTGCCCGAGCTGGAACTGGGCCGCATGACCCTGGACGAGTACCTCGAGCAGACCGTGTTCTGCCACCCGCAGACCTTCACGCAGGAGGAGTTCCGCGCGGCGATGGAAGCGCAGAGCACCCCGCACGAAGGCGCCCTGGCCCTCGCCCGCGACCTCGCAACGCGCCACCGCCTGTACGCCCTGAACAACGAGGGCCGCGACCTGAACGACCACCGCATCCGCACCTACGGCCTCAGCGACTTCCTGCTGGCGTTCTTCACGTCCTCCACGCTGGAACTCATGAAACCCAACCCCGCCATCTACCGCGCCGCCCTGACCCTGGCCGCCGTCGCCCCGCACGAGGCCGTCATGATCGACGACCGCGCCCAGAACACCGAAGCCGCCCGCCGGGTCGGTATGCACGCTGTCCGCTACGAGAACGCCGCGCAGCTCCGGGAGGAACTGGCGGCGCTGGGCGTGAAGTAA
- the hemG gene encoding protoporphyrinogen oxidase, with amino-acid sequence MTDAAVKDGAAPSGTGAGGDLPVIIVGGGITGLSAAWELQTRGVPFVLLEAGDYLGGKLHSERTEDGFLVERAADAFILGKPYAAQLAREVGLEAQVIHPREDTKKIYFLRGGQLLPFPPNMKMFVPLDDESFLQSGVLSPEGLCRYLDEQNVPPKPPTDEDESLASFLTRRFGPESLNFIVPLAAGIYVANPLELSMKAAFPQFLKMEQEYGSVIRGSRATPRAAGPVFMSFQEGTSTLIRALHERLTGGEIRLNTPVLRVHEHGVTLAGGEELRGRAVINTTPAWYAGAMYQRDYPEAASLIGQLKANSSVAVVLAYRSEQFPGDMLLHGLQVDASEDTLLKAITVHSAKMHGRAPDGHVLMRVFFKDIEPATARVMAQETAERLFGAQGDPLWHAFGDWRGKNPAYVVGHLDHIARIRAALPAHQQIAGASYTGVGVPDCVNAGRTAARAVLTPVTA; translated from the coding sequence ATGACCGACGCCGCAGTGAAGGACGGCGCAGCCCCGAGTGGTACAGGGGCGGGCGGTGACCTGCCCGTGATCATCGTGGGGGGCGGCATCACCGGCCTGAGCGCCGCCTGGGAACTCCAGACGCGCGGCGTGCCGTTCGTGCTGCTCGAAGCCGGGGATTACCTGGGCGGGAAACTGCACTCCGAACGCACCGAGGACGGCTTCCTCGTCGAGCGGGCCGCGGACGCGTTCATCCTCGGCAAGCCGTACGCGGCGCAGCTGGCGCGCGAGGTGGGCCTGGAAGCTCAGGTGATCCACCCGCGCGAGGACACGAAGAAGATCTACTTCCTGCGCGGCGGCCAGCTCCTGCCGTTTCCACCGAACATGAAGATGTTCGTGCCGCTGGACGACGAATCGTTCCTGCAGAGCGGCGTGCTGTCCCCAGAGGGCCTGTGCCGCTACCTGGACGAGCAGAACGTGCCGCCCAAACCCCCCACCGACGAGGACGAGTCCCTCGCGTCGTTCCTCACGCGGCGGTTCGGGCCGGAAAGCCTGAACTTCATCGTGCCGCTCGCCGCCGGGATCTACGTGGCGAACCCGCTGGAACTCAGCATGAAAGCCGCGTTCCCGCAGTTCCTGAAGATGGAACAGGAGTACGGCAGCGTCATCCGGGGCAGCCGCGCCACGCCCCGCGCCGCCGGGCCGGTCTTCATGTCCTTCCAGGAAGGGACCAGCACCCTGATCCGCGCGCTGCACGAACGCCTGACCGGCGGCGAGATCCGCCTGAACACCCCCGTCCTGCGCGTGCATGAGCACGGCGTGACCCTCGCGGGCGGCGAGGAACTGCGCGGCCGGGCCGTCATCAACACCACCCCCGCCTGGTACGCGGGCGCCATGTACCAGCGGGACTACCCGGAAGCCGCCAGCCTGATCGGGCAGCTGAAGGCGAACAGCAGCGTCGCCGTGGTCCTCGCGTACCGCTCCGAGCAGTTCCCCGGCGACATGCTCCTGCACGGCCTGCAGGTGGACGCCAGCGAGGACACCCTCCTGAAGGCCATCACGGTGCACTCCGCGAAGATGCACGGCCGCGCCCCCGACGGGCACGTCCTGATGCGCGTGTTCTTCAAGGACATCGAACCCGCCACGGCCCGCGTCATGGCTCAGGAAACCGCCGAGCGGCTGTTCGGCGCGCAGGGCGACCCACTCTGGCACGCGTTCGGCGACTGGCGCGGCAAGAACCCCGCGTACGTCGTCGGGCACCTCGACCACATCGCGCGCATCCGCGCCGCGCTGCCCGCGCACCAGCAGATCGCCGGGGCCAGCTACACCGGCGTGGGCGTCCCCGACTGCGTGAACGCCGGACGCACCGCCGCTCGCGCCGTCCTGACCCCCGTCACCGCGTAG
- the hemH gene encoding ferrochelatase: protein MTDSTHQGAPLGVLFMAYGGPESLEDMPGYLADIRAGRVTTQAVLDEITNNYRQIGGKSPLPEFTRAQVEATMQELQARVQRPLKAYIGMRHWNPWIEDAVREMLDDGITQAVAIVLAPHYSSMSVAKYQKKIKAGLSMNHGHIDFEFVNEYHTESGYVTALANRVREGIAAFPEGERDDVHVILSAHSLPVRILREGDPYADQLHESARLIAAAAGLRDDQWSWSYQSAGRSPEPWLGPQLDEHMHDLSGKGIKKVVSVPVGFVSDHVEILFDIDIAAQETAAELGMTLVRPPALNTDPLFIGTLASVLERKVAALS, encoded by the coding sequence ATGACCGATTCAACCCACCAAGGAGCGCCGCTGGGCGTGCTGTTCATGGCCTACGGCGGCCCCGAGAGCCTGGAGGACATGCCCGGGTACCTCGCGGACATCCGCGCCGGGCGCGTGACGACGCAGGCCGTGCTGGACGAGATCACGAACAACTACCGTCAGATCGGCGGGAAGAGCCCCCTGCCGGAATTCACCCGCGCGCAGGTCGAGGCGACCATGCAGGAACTCCAGGCGCGCGTGCAGCGGCCCCTGAAGGCGTACATCGGCATGCGCCACTGGAACCCGTGGATCGAGGACGCCGTGCGCGAGATGCTCGACGACGGCATCACGCAGGCGGTGGCGATCGTGCTGGCCCCGCACTACTCCAGCATGAGCGTCGCGAAGTACCAGAAGAAGATCAAGGCGGGCCTGAGCATGAACCACGGCCATATCGACTTCGAGTTCGTGAACGAGTACCACACGGAAAGCGGGTACGTGACGGCACTCGCCAACCGCGTCCGCGAGGGCATCGCGGCGTTCCCGGAAGGCGAGCGGGACGACGTGCACGTGATCCTCAGCGCGCACAGCCTGCCGGTCCGCATTCTGCGCGAAGGTGACCCGTACGCCGACCAGCTGCACGAGTCCGCGCGCCTGATCGCCGCCGCCGCCGGACTGCGCGACGACCAGTGGTCCTGGAGCTACCAGTCCGCCGGGCGCAGCCCCGAGCCGTGGCTGGGGCCGCAACTCGACGAGCACATGCACGACCTGTCGGGCAAGGGCATCAAGAAGGTCGTCAGCGTGCCGGTCGGCTTCGTGTCCGACCACGTGGAGATCCTGTTCGACATCGACATCGCCGCGCAGGAAACTGCCGCCGAGCTGGGCATGACGCTGGTGCGCCCCCCGGCCCTGAACACCGACCCGCTGTTCATCGGGACGCTCGCCAGCGTGCTGGAACGCAAGGTGGCCGCGCTGTCATGA
- a CDS encoding thioredoxin, whose product MTDPKPFVLFTQDQCPQCETLKRMLTLPLRGAFDDQIEVLHRQQHPDAFTALADAHGLARTPALLHRPSGKLLLDTGSLGAVKAFLTHS is encoded by the coding sequence ATGACTGACCCGAAACCCTTCGTGCTGTTCACGCAGGACCAGTGTCCGCAGTGCGAGACCCTCAAGCGCATGCTGACCCTGCCCCTGCGCGGCGCGTTCGACGACCAGATCGAAGTGCTGCACCGCCAGCAGCACCCCGACGCCTTCACCGCACTGGCCGACGCGCACGGCCTAGCCCGCACCCCCGCCCTGCTGCACCGCCCCAGCGGGAAACTGCTGCTCGACACCGGCAGCCTCGGCGCGGTCAAGGCGTTCCTCACTCATAGCTGA
- the nrdE gene encoding class 1b ribonucleoside-diphosphate reductase subunit alpha translates to MDPWIELNNKVLAGGVVDTSHDQEALRVYFREKVNPNTVTFPSLEEKIATLTERGVWDPAVFARFRPSEVRAVFERAYSLNFRFRSFMGAFKFYSEYATMTPDRKQWLERYEDRLSVTALARSESLPEALELVEHLVNQTFTPATPTLMNSGKANTGRLVSCFLLQDCTDNLDSITKTLSFVAELSKGGGGIGVEVSNLRARGESLRGIQNVTKGVMGVAKMLDNMLRYADQAGQRPGAGAIYLSVMHPDFLDTLSAKKIASDEDARLKTLSMGATIPDIFLEKARAGQDIYQFYPHSLFQETGREFTSIDWTREYDTLAANPRLRKKLVSPRRILEDIAVTQGESGYPYLLFEGNANRVNPIPNVGTIKMSNLCSEILQPTLPSTFHAYGQEEKDQVGLDVSCNLASLVIEQSLASGDLGRVVRSAVKLLDNVARSTSIHEVPAVKRANEEMRSIGLGAMGLHSFLAKNELVYGSPEALEFVNVYFAAVHYHARRTSMQVARDTGFVFQGFQGSRYQSGEHFAQYLHEDFLPTTPEVAALFDGHDLPTRADWQALVQDIQTHGLAHSFVMAIAPTGSISYVSNASASIMPITERVETRTSNKARTIYPMPHLNELTEWFYEEAYDMDQKRVIDTVAAAQRHVDQGISCTLFVPSNASTRTLQRYYLYAYARGLKTLYYTRLRKVSIDECLNCAI, encoded by the coding sequence ATGGATCCCTGGATTGAACTGAACAACAAGGTGCTCGCGGGCGGCGTGGTGGACACGTCGCATGATCAGGAGGCGCTGCGGGTGTACTTCCGCGAGAAGGTCAACCCGAACACCGTGACCTTCCCCAGCCTGGAGGAGAAGATCGCCACGCTGACCGAGCGGGGCGTGTGGGACCCGGCGGTGTTTGCCCGGTTCCGCCCGTCGGAGGTGCGCGCGGTGTTCGAGCGGGCGTACAGCCTGAACTTCCGCTTCCGGTCGTTCATGGGGGCGTTCAAGTTCTACAGCGAGTACGCGACCATGACCCCGGACCGCAAGCAGTGGCTGGAGCGGTACGAGGACCGCCTGAGCGTCACGGCCCTGGCCCGCAGCGAGTCCCTGCCCGAGGCACTGGAACTCGTGGAGCATCTGGTGAATCAGACGTTCACGCCCGCGACGCCCACCCTGATGAACTCCGGGAAGGCGAACACGGGGCGGCTGGTGAGTTGCTTCCTGCTGCAGGACTGCACGGACAACCTGGATTCGATCACGAAGACGCTGTCGTTCGTGGCGGAACTCAGCAAGGGCGGCGGCGGGATCGGCGTGGAGGTCAGCAACCTGCGTGCGCGCGGCGAGAGTCTGCGCGGCATCCAGAACGTCACGAAGGGCGTCATGGGCGTCGCGAAGATGCTGGACAACATGCTGCGCTACGCGGATCAGGCGGGGCAGCGGCCCGGCGCGGGCGCGATCTACCTGAGCGTCATGCACCCTGACTTCCTGGACACCCTCAGCGCGAAGAAGATCGCGTCCGACGAGGACGCCCGCCTGAAAACCCTGTCCATGGGCGCGACCATCCCGGACATCTTCCTGGAGAAGGCCCGCGCCGGGCAGGACATCTACCAGTTCTACCCGCACTCGCTGTTCCAGGAGACCGGCCGGGAGTTCACCAGCATCGACTGGACCCGCGAGTACGACACGCTGGCCGCGAACCCGCGCCTGCGCAAGAAACTCGTGTCGCCCCGCCGCATCCTGGAGGACATCGCCGTCACGCAGGGCGAGAGCGGCTACCCGTACCTGCTGTTCGAGGGCAACGCGAACCGCGTGAACCCCATCCCGAACGTCGGGACGATCAAGATGAGCAACCTGTGCAGCGAGATCCTGCAACCCACCCTCCCCAGCACCTTCCACGCGTACGGGCAGGAGGAAAAGGATCAGGTGGGCCTGGACGTCAGCTGCAACCTCGCGTCGCTGGTCATCGAGCAGAGCCTCGCGAGCGGCGACCTGGGGCGCGTGGTGCGCTCGGCGGTGAAACTGCTGGACAACGTGGCCCGCTCGACCAGCATCCACGAGGTGCCCGCCGTGAAGCGCGCCAACGAGGAGATGCGCAGCATCGGCCTGGGCGCGATGGGCCTGCACTCGTTCCTGGCGAAGAACGAACTCGTGTACGGCAGCCCCGAGGCGCTGGAGTTCGTGAACGTGTATTTCGCCGCCGTGCACTACCACGCCCGCCGCACCAGCATGCAGGTCGCGCGGGACACCGGCTTCGTGTTCCAGGGCTTCCAGGGCAGCCGCTATCAGAGCGGCGAGCACTTCGCGCAGTACCTGCACGAGGACTTCCTGCCGACCACGCCCGAGGTCGCCGCGCTGTTCGACGGGCACGACCTCCCCACCCGCGCCGACTGGCAGGCGCTCGTGCAGGACATCCAGACGCACGGCCTGGCGCACTCCTTCGTCATGGCCATCGCCCCGACGGGCAGCATCAGCTACGTCAGCAACGCCTCGGCCAGCATCATGCCCATCACCGAACGCGTCGAGACCCGCACGAGCAACAAGGCCCGCACCATCTACCCCATGCCCCACCTGAACGAACTGACCGAATGGTTCTACGAGGAAGCGTACGACATGGACCAGAAACGCGTCATCGACACCGTCGCCGCCGCGCAACGCCACGTCGACCAGGGCATCTCCTGCACGCTGTTCGTGCCCAGCAACGCCAGCACCCGCACCCTGCAACGCTACTACCTCTACGCCTACGCCAGAGGACTGAAAACGCTGTACTACACGCGCCTGCGCAAGGTCAGCATCGACGAGTGCCTGAACTGCGCCATCTGA
- the polA gene encoding DNA polymerase I, which translates to MTSAAPDTLVLIDGHALAFRSYFALPPLTNRQGETTNAILGFLRLTLRLARQRSNQVIVVFDPPVKTFRHEQFDGYKSGRAETPADLPGQINRIREIVDAIGFPRLEEPGYEADDVIASLTRKAEGTGMQVRIVTSDRDAYQLLDDHVRVITNDFRLIGPAEVLEKYGVTVGQWVDYRALTGDASDNIPGAKGIGPKTAAKLLQEYGTLEGIYAAAKAGTLKPDGTRQKLLDSEEAVEFSHRLSCMVTDLPLDVQLGAGRLPGNPERLHELLTELDLHSIKRDVAALDGIESVLSVPDAVHDTTHRDAPHDAPDAAAVPAVPALTIQTAEWRTPAQGVIWGYRLSREDDLTAALVDAATLELDGTTGTVRTAPTTEPTEWRKAEVYAQPGGLFDSPDEPAAPLTKTQQKAAEKARKEQEKAAAKLREQFPATVDDAQFVAQRTVTAAAAKALATHLSVRGTSVEPGDDPLLMAYLLDPANTTMSAVSQRYLNVPWPDDAAGRAAITGQLLDLLPPLLDDTRRKLYDDMEKPLSAVLARMEVRGVRLDSEYLRGLSAATGARLSTLETQIHSLAGREFQIRSRDQLEAVLYDELGLASGKKTKLTGKRSTAVAALEPLRDEHPIIPALLEYRELEKLRGTYLDPLPNLVNPRTGRLHTTFAQAAVATGRLSSLNPNLQNIPIRSETGREIRKGFIADPGHCLISADYSQIELRLLAHIADDPLMQQAFQDGADIHRRTAAQVLGLNEGTITPDQRRAAKTVNFGVLYGMSAHRLSGDLGIPYADAAGFIETYFATYPGIRAYIDRTLEFGRQHGYVETLYGRRRYVPELVATNRTLREAGERLAYNMPIQGTAADIIKLAMITLERELQGTGARLLLQVHDELLLEAPEDKAEEISDTVRRIMEGAASLTVPLAVEVGVGPNWYDTK; encoded by the coding sequence ATGACCTCCGCCGCCCCCGACACCCTGGTGCTGATCGACGGCCACGCCCTGGCGTTCCGCTCGTACTTCGCCCTGCCGCCCCTCACGAACCGGCAGGGCGAGACCACCAACGCCATCCTGGGCTTTCTGCGCCTCACGCTGCGCCTCGCGCGGCAGCGCAGCAATCAGGTCATCGTGGTGTTCGACCCGCCCGTGAAGACCTTCCGGCACGAGCAGTTCGACGGGTACAAGTCCGGCCGCGCCGAGACGCCCGCCGACCTGCCAGGGCAGATCAACCGCATCCGCGAGATCGTGGACGCCATCGGCTTCCCCCGCCTCGAAGAACCCGGCTATGAAGCCGACGACGTGATCGCCAGCCTGACCCGCAAGGCCGAGGGCACCGGCATGCAGGTCCGGATCGTCACGAGCGACCGCGACGCGTACCAGCTGCTCGACGACCACGTGCGCGTCATCACGAACGACTTCCGCCTGATCGGCCCCGCCGAGGTGCTGGAAAAGTACGGCGTGACCGTGGGGCAGTGGGTGGACTACCGCGCGCTGACCGGCGACGCCAGCGACAACATCCCCGGTGCGAAGGGCATCGGCCCGAAAACCGCCGCGAAACTCCTGCAGGAGTACGGCACGCTGGAGGGCATCTACGCCGCCGCGAAGGCCGGCACGCTGAAACCGGACGGGACCCGCCAGAAACTCCTCGATTCCGAGGAAGCCGTGGAGTTCAGCCACCGGCTGTCGTGCATGGTCACGGACCTCCCGCTGGACGTGCAGCTCGGCGCGGGCCGCCTGCCGGGCAACCCGGAGAGGTTGCACGAACTGCTGACCGAGCTGGACCTGCACTCCATCAAGCGGGACGTGGCGGCCCTGGACGGCATCGAGAGTGTCCTGAGCGTCCCCGACGCGGTGCATGACACCACCCACCGCGACGCGCCGCACGACGCCCCAGACGCTGCTGCCGTGCCCGCCGTTCCGGCCCTGACCATCCAGACCGCCGAGTGGCGCACCCCCGCGCAGGGTGTCATCTGGGGGTACCGCCTATCCCGCGAGGACGACCTGACCGCCGCCCTCGTGGACGCCGCCACCCTCGAACTCGACGGCACGACCGGCACCGTCCGCACCGCGCCCACCACCGAACCCACCGAGTGGCGCAAAGCCGAGGTGTACGCCCAGCCCGGCGGCCTGTTCGACAGCCCGGACGAACCCGCCGCGCCCCTCACCAAAACCCAGCAGAAAGCCGCCGAGAAGGCCCGCAAGGAGCAGGAGAAAGCGGCCGCGAAACTCCGCGAGCAGTTCCCCGCCACGGTGGACGACGCGCAGTTCGTGGCGCAGCGCACCGTCACCGCCGCCGCCGCCAAGGCCCTCGCCACGCACCTCAGCGTGCGCGGCACCAGCGTGGAACCCGGCGACGACCCCCTGCTGATGGCGTACCTGCTCGACCCCGCCAACACCACCATGAGCGCCGTTAGTCAGCGGTATCTGAACGTTCCCTGGCCCGATGACGCCGCCGGACGCGCCGCGATCACCGGGCAGCTCCTCGACCTGCTGCCGCCCCTGCTGGACGACACCCGCCGCAAGCTGTACGACGACATGGAAAAACCCCTGTCCGCCGTCCTCGCCCGCATGGAAGTGCGCGGCGTGCGCCTGGACAGCGAGTACCTGCGCGGCCTGTCCGCCGCCACGGGCGCGCGCCTGAGCACCCTGGAAACCCAGATCCACTCGCTGGCCGGACGCGAATTCCAGATCCGCAGCCGCGACCAGCTCGAAGCCGTCCTGTACGACGAACTCGGCCTCGCCAGCGGCAAGAAGACCAAACTCACCGGCAAACGCAGCACCGCCGTCGCCGCCCTCGAACCCCTCCGGGACGAGCACCCCATCATCCCCGCCCTGCTCGAATACCGCGAACTGGAAAAACTGCGCGGCACGTACCTCGACCCCCTCCCGAACCTCGTCAATCCCCGCACCGGCCGCCTGCACACCACCTTCGCGCAGGCCGCCGTCGCCACCGGACGCCTCAGCAGCCTCAACCCCAACCTGCAGAACATCCCCATCCGCAGCGAGACCGGCCGCGAGATCCGCAAGGGCTTCATCGCCGACCCCGGCCACTGCCTGATCAGCGCCGACTACTCCCAGATCGAACTGCGCCTCCTGGCGCACATCGCCGACGACCCCCTCATGCAGCAGGCCTTCCAGGACGGCGCGGACATCCACCGCCGCACCGCCGCGCAGGTCCTCGGCCTGAACGAGGGCACCATCACGCCCGATCAGCGCCGCGCCGCCAAGACCGTCAACTTCGGCGTGCTGTACGGCATGAGCGCCCACCGCCTCTCGGGCGACCTCGGCATTCCCTACGCGGACGCCGCCGGATTCATCGAAACGTACTTCGCCACGTACCCCGGCATCCGCGCGTACATCGACCGCACCCTCGAATTCGGCCGCCAGCACGGCTACGTCGAAACCCTCTACGGCCGCCGCCGCTACGTCCCGGAACTCGTCGCCACCAACCGCACCCTGCGCGAAGCCGGGGAACGCCTCGCGTACAACATGCCCATCCAGGGCACCGCCGCCGACATCATCAAACTCGCCATGATCACCCTGGAACGCGAACTCCAGGGCACCGGCGCCCGCCTCCTGCTACAGGTCCACGACGAACTGCTCCTCGAAGCCCCCGAAGACAAAGCCGAGGAGATCAGCGACACCGTACGACGCATCATGGAAGGCGCCGCCAGCCTCACCGTGCCCCTCGCCGTCGAGGTCGGCGTCGGACCGAACTGGTACGACACGAAATAA
- the nrdF gene encoding class 1b ribonucleoside-diphosphate reductase subunit beta — protein MTRAPFTATNWSDPEDSFSVTFYEKYTSQLWFPDEIPLTNDAIHWKSLTEQERWTYMHASAGLNALDTLQGEVGMPALRGLVDGHIRKATLQFQGMMEDIHARSYSLMNKTFLTTTEERAVFAWVEAQPQLQFKIQFIEDVFRDPDISDFGLWRKMVVSCMLETALFYSGFYYPLLLAGQGRMVSAGEIFNLIILDEAVHGVYVALLAQEKFAALTEEEQAQAFAWYEASLDTLYRNELAYTEVLYGSVNLVEDVATFIRFNFNVLADNLGLERRFPDEDVNPVVLNGIRSRGTTHDFFSAKGSSYAKLRVEALTDDDFSELWPAQEVAHD, from the coding sequence ATGACCCGAGCCCCCTTTACTGCCACGAACTGGAGCGACCCCGAGGACAGCTTCTCGGTCACGTTCTACGAGAAGTACACGTCCCAGCTGTGGTTCCCGGACGAGATTCCGCTGACGAACGACGCGATCCACTGGAAGAGCCTGACCGAGCAGGAACGCTGGACGTACATGCACGCCTCGGCGGGCCTGAACGCGCTGGACACGCTGCAGGGCGAGGTGGGCATGCCCGCCCTGCGCGGCCTCGTGGACGGGCACATCCGCAAGGCGACCCTGCAGTTCCAGGGGATGATGGAGGACATTCACGCGCGCAGCTACAGCCTGATGAACAAGACGTTCCTGACGACCACCGAGGAACGCGCCGTGTTCGCGTGGGTGGAGGCGCAGCCGCAGCTGCAGTTCAAGATTCAGTTCATCGAGGACGTGTTCCGCGACCCGGACATCAGCGACTTCGGCCTGTGGCGGAAGATGGTCGTGTCGTGCATGCTGGAAACGGCGCTGTTCTACAGCGGCTTCTACTACCCGCTGCTGCTGGCCGGGCAGGGCCGCATGGTGTCCGCCGGGGAGATCTTCAACCTGATCATTCTCGACGAGGCCGTGCACGGCGTGTACGTGGCGCTGCTGGCGCAGGAGAAGTTCGCCGCGCTGACCGAAGAGGAACAGGCGCAGGCCTTCGCGTGGTACGAGGCGAGCCTCGACACGCTGTACCGCAACGAACTGGCGTACACCGAGGTGCTGTACGGCAGCGTGAACCTCGTGGAGGACGTCGCCACGTTCATCCGCTTCAACTTCAACGTGCTGGCCGACAACCTGGGCCTGGAACGCCGCTTCCCGGACGAGGACGTGAATCCCGTCGTGCTGAACGGTATCCGCTCACGCGGCACCACCCACGACTTCTTCAGCGCCAAGGGCAGCAGCTACGCCAAACTCCGCGTCGAAGCACTGACGGATGACGATTTCAGCGAACTCTGGCCCGCTCAGGAGGTCGCCCATGACTGA
- a CDS encoding acyl-CoA thioesterase produces MTLPLSRPPLGGLPPVPPRETRVTHVVFPGLTNHHGTLFGGEALSLMDSAAFIAATRHCRKKVVTRHLDAMEFRHPIPQGSLVELVARVVRTGRTSMTVQVDVFREDMYSETRELACAGTFALVALGEDGQPAPVPPLAAEA; encoded by the coding sequence ATGACCCTGCCCCTGTCCCGTCCCCCGCTGGGCGGCCTTCCGCCCGTGCCGCCGCGTGAAACTCGCGTGACGCACGTCGTCTTCCCCGGCCTGACGAACCATCACGGCACGCTGTTCGGTGGTGAGGCGCTGTCCCTGATGGACTCGGCGGCGTTCATCGCGGCGACCCGGCACTGCCGGAAGAAGGTCGTGACGCGGCACCTGGACGCCATGGAGTTCCGTCATCCGATTCCGCAGGGGTCACTGGTGGAACTCGTGGCGCGCGTGGTGCGGACCGGGCGGACGAGCATGACGGTGCAGGTGGACGTGTTCCGTGAGGACATGTACAGCGAGACGCGGGAACTGGCGTGCGCGGGGACGTTCGCGCTCGTGGCGCTGGGTGAGGACGGGCAGCCTGCGCCCGTGCCCCCTCTGGCGGCAGAGGCGTGA